The following nucleotide sequence is from Caldicellulosiruptor saccharolyticus DSM 8903.
GCCCGTATGGGGATGTACTCTGACCACCCGCTCACATTTTCCAATCTACTTACTTTTTATAAAGAATCATTTTATCCTTCTTTCTTCACTTGTTACTCTCTATACATTGTTTAAGATGTGAACTCCTACCAAAAGGGGCGCTTTGCTACTCGACATGACTTAATCTCCTCGCAAAGCTAAGAATTTCTTTACCCCCTCAAGATGTGAATCACTCAAACTATTTCTCCTGCTTTAAATTAAGAATGTTCAAGCAATTTTTCTCACTTCACTTCACGCTGTCCTTGCTAAAGCCTCTCTCTTTATATCGCTCAACATCTTGTTCCCATCATACTTTACGCCTTTTTTCAAAATCGCATAAAATACCCTTATCAATTTACAACACAGTGCTATTAATGATTGCTTCTTCTTCAAGGGATTGTTCTCTCGCGTGGTGTAATACCTGTGCAGCTGCTTAAATTCTTCATTCTTTGCTACTATTGTAATCATGGCCTTGAACAAGCTGGGAGTTAAAATAAAATTGTGTCCACTGTATAATTAGTGTTGAAATAATCACCAAAGGGGGGCTCACGATTATGGAGAAAAATGAAATTTTTGAAACCGCTAAAAATATGGCTATCGAGCAAGTATTAAATATGTATTGCTCCAAAGATGATCCTACTCGCCCAGCTTTAAAACAGCTTTTGGAAAACTTGCTCGATTGCTTTATGTTATCAGAAAGAACTGTTTACCTTGCTAAAAACGAAAACGATAAAGGCAATGGTTTTTACGGCAGAAAACTTGCAACACCTGTTGGCAGCCTTGAAATTTCTGTTCCTCGCACACGCTCTGGTAACTTTCGACCTTCCATTCTCCCTGACCGCTACAAAAGGGTTGACAGCTCATACACTGACCTGCTCATGTCTTTAGTCGCCAATGGTTACTCAGAAAGTTCTCTTGTCCAAACTCTTAAAAGCATGAATCTGCCTTATTCTGAAGACGAAATCGAAAAAATCAAAAACGATCTTAAAAACGAGCTTCAACTTTTCAAACAAAGAGAACTTCCTGAAAGTGCTTTTGCTCTTATCATTGACGGTTACCATTGCGAAATTAAAGATAACTCAAAAGTTAAACAAGCTACTTGCTATGTCGTGCTTGGCATTGATTTAAAAGGCAAAAAAGATATCTTCGGTATCTACACTTTCTTCGGCAAAGAAAACAAAGCCGATTGGATGAGAGTCTTTGACGACTTAATTACAAGAGGTCTTAAAAAAGTCTTAATAGTTGTAAGCGATGATTTTCCAGGCATTATCGATGCTGTTAGACTCGCTTATCCCCTTGCCGACCATCAACTATGTTTTGTTCACCTTCAACGCAATGTCAGAAAACATATGGCAAAAGATGATGCTTCCGTTTTCAACAAAGAGCTTGATAAACTAAGAACTTCCTCTGCTGATTTTGACGAAGCTATTTCAAAGTTCAAACTTCTTTGTGAGCAATACTCCTCAAAATATCCTCGATTCATAAAAGGTATTTGCGAAAAAGCAGAGTTCTATCTTGCACATATGAGGTATCCTGAAGATTTAAGAAAGTACATTTATACTACTAATGCTGTAGAAAGCGTAAACAGTATGATTGAAAAGATAAGAATAAACTCCGGTGGTTATTTTCAATCTGTAGAAGTTTTAGAGATAAACATATATTTACAAAGAGAAAACTTGCGTCGGGGCAAGTGGAAAAACGGAGTACCTATTCTTAAAAAATGTAGTTACAATATATTACAGCTCTACAATATACGCTATGAAATGGAAACACAAAATTCTTGACAAGTCTCGCCAGTAATGCCCTGTAAGCTCTATCCCTACTATCATGTTGTCTTTGCCATTTGCTTTCATTATCTTATTTGCCCAATCCAAAAATTTCTCCATACCTTCTTTCCTATTCTCAAACTCTATTCTCTTGCCAAGCTCCACTCCTCTAAAATCAAATGCTCTGCCTACATGCCTTTCCTTTGCTATATCTACTCCTACAACTAAAGTTCTCTCTGTTACTTGTAATATCTTTTCATTTTGTGTATACTTCAAAGAGGGTACCTCCTTTGTTGTGTTTTGTCGTAAGTTGTACAACTTACATTCTGTATTTTACCAGGAGGTACCTTATCTCTTCAAATCTCATTTCTCTTCATTTTCACTCATTTTCGTTCATTACAGGAATGCTCGTATCATATAATTATCAAATCAATTAAAACTTCATATCTCAATTGGTACATTTAATTATCAGTACCAATTGATTACTGGAAATTTACTTTGATAATGCACCTTTCTTAAAACACTCACTTCTCAAAAATTGAATATTAAAATTGACTGCTACAGTTTAAATTTGCCCTTTATCTTTGGTAAACTAAAATCAGAAAAAGTTTAAGCCTGATTTAGTTTATTTGGATATTTTTGATCACCTCCTGCTGGACGTGCTTTGACATCTACACGCCACAGCTTGATAAAGACTTCAGCCCCAAAGGATTACATGAGTAATGTTTACTCGAAGGCTTAAGCACTGACAGTTTACCACATCTGATTTGAGCATGTCAGATGTGTGCACCCTGTAAACTGCTCAAGTAGCTCTAATATCGGCGAGGCTGCTATTGTCATGTAATCCCCAGGGATAAAGGGCTTAATACTTTTTCTTACCACTACTTGCAAAAAGGAGGTCTTCAAATTGCCAAATACTTTAATTGTGGGCATTGATATCAGTAGTCAGTCAAACTCTATCTTCTTCATCGATGATGCCGGAAATCACTTGATTAAAAAACCTTTTTCCTTGCCTAACGATCAAGAAGGCGCTAACGAATTAATCAAAAGAGTTATTGATTGCCTCAGCCAGTATAATCTATCCTGTATTAAGTTTGGCATGGAAGCAACTTCACATTACGCTTGGCATCTGCACTTGTATCTTGCTTCTTCATCTGAACTGCTGCCATATAAACCAACCTTTTATGTTCTCAACCCAAGCATAGTCAAAGGCTTTAAAAAAATCTACACTTTCTTGCCTAAAACAGATAGCATCGATGCAATTATCATCGCTGAATGCGTTAGGTTCAGTAAGCTAAATCCAACACCTTTGCCTGATTTTAAATATGCTGCGCTACAACGCCTTACCAGAATGCGCTACCACCTTGTTCATAATCTAACTCGCGAAAAAAACAGAGCTCTCAATCTCATATACCTTAAATTCTCTACTTATTCTCAAGACTGTCCATTTTCAGATATCTTCGGTAAAGCTTCTTGTGCTATCATCGAAAACTTTACACCTGACGACATTGCCTCCATGCCTTTAGAAGATTTAATTAAATTCGTATCCGATAACGGCAACAATAGACTCTCAGATGTTAATAAAATCGCTGAAATACTTAAAACTGCTGCTAATCGTTCCTTTAGATTACATCCTCTGCTGGCTGAGTCAAATAGCTTAGCTTTGTCTATGACTCTTGAAAACATTAGATTCATGCAAGAACAACTCAAAAAACTCGACAAAGAAATCTCTAAACTACTTAAAGCTTTCTTTCAAACCCTGACTACCATCCCTGGCATAGGAGATGTTCTTGCAGCCGGCATCATCGCTGAAATCGGTGATATCAAGCGCTTCAAAAATGAAGCTGCTTTGGCAAAGTATTCTGGCCTGGCTTGGACTCAGTACTAATCAGGCAACTTCAATGCCCAGGAAACCTCATTAGCTAAGTGTGGTAACCAATACCTGAGATACTATCTTGTTGAAGCTGCTAACTGTGTGCTGTAGCACACAGTACGCTACAAAGCCTTCTACAACAAGAAGTTCTCAGAGGTTACCAAACACCAGCATAAACGTGCCCTCGTCCTCACCGCAAGACGCTTAATTCCTTTGATCTTTGCAATGCTCAGCAAAGGTCAAATATATCAAGAAAGAGGTGATGTTTACAATACTTAGTTAGTCCCAATTTTTTAATTTAATAATCTTTCCCAAACAAGCTGCCAGTTAAATTTTTCCATGCTGAGCGGCTCGGTATTCTATTGTCTTTTTTGTCCTAATTATCTAAAAAATTTTTTAAAAACCCCCCCTTGACATTATACCGTTTGTCTCGCTAATAAATATCTTTGTTAAATCTTGAATATTTTCATGTGGTTTGTTAAACTGTCTGCTAGATCTCTTAGTCTTTTTGCTATTTTCTTGACATTCTCCACTGTTGCCATTTGTTGCAGAGTTGCTGCTAAAACTTCTTCAGTTGATGCAGCAGTTTGTTGAGATAGTGCCGCTGTATTTTCTACGTGTGAAAGGATTTTAGATTTCTCAGTATATATTTTGAAAATAGCCACATTAATTTCTT
It contains:
- a CDS encoding IS256-like element ISCsa2 family transposase; this encodes MEKNEIFETAKNMAIEQVLNMYCSKDDPTRPALKQLLENLLDCFMLSERTVYLAKNENDKGNGFYGRKLATPVGSLEISVPRTRSGNFRPSILPDRYKRVDSSYTDLLMSLVANGYSESSLVQTLKSMNLPYSEDEIEKIKNDLKNELQLFKQRELPESAFALIIDGYHCEIKDNSKVKQATCYVVLGIDLKGKKDIFGIYTFFGKENKADWMRVFDDLITRGLKKVLIVVSDDFPGIIDAVRLAYPLADHQLCFVHLQRNVRKHMAKDDASVFNKELDKLRTSSADFDEAISKFKLLCEQYSSKYPRFIKGICEKAEFYLAHMRYPEDLRKYIYTTNAVESVNSMIEKIRINSGGYFQSVEVLEINIYLQRENLRRGKWKNGVPILKKCSYNILQLYNIRYEMETQNS